A region of Massilia sp. KIM DNA encodes the following proteins:
- the coq7 gene encoding 2-polyprenyl-3-methyl-6-methoxy-1,4-benzoquinone monooxygenase, which produces MSAQRAVSQFFSPLDHLIVGFDKALRVVGGVASMSRPNPGAHAVDCELSDEERRHSAGLMRVNHVGEVCAQALYDSQARFAQTPAMRAAFEQAGREEEDHLAWTAQRLSELGSQPSVLNPLWYAGAYALGTVAAKLGDQHSLGFVVETERQVEAHLNSHLTALPPQDAKSRAIVEQMRVDEVQHGASAQALGAAETPLPVRMAMRAMAKVMTTTAYYV; this is translated from the coding sequence ATGTCAGCACAGCGTGCAGTTTCCCAATTCTTCAGTCCTCTGGATCACCTCATCGTCGGCTTCGACAAGGCCTTGCGCGTGGTCGGCGGCGTGGCTTCGATGTCGCGCCCGAACCCGGGCGCGCATGCGGTCGATTGCGAGCTGAGCGACGAGGAACGCCGCCACAGCGCGGGCCTGATGCGGGTGAACCACGTCGGCGAGGTCTGCGCCCAGGCGCTGTACGACTCGCAGGCGCGCTTCGCCCAGACGCCCGCGATGCGGGCCGCCTTCGAGCAGGCCGGGCGCGAGGAAGAGGACCACCTGGCCTGGACCGCCCAGCGCCTGTCGGAACTGGGCTCGCAGCCGAGCGTGCTCAATCCGCTGTGGTATGCGGGGGCCTATGCCCTGGGCACGGTGGCCGCCAAGCTGGGCGACCAGCACAGCCTGGGCTTCGTGGTCGAGACCGAGCGCCAGGTCGAGGCGCATCTGAACAGCCACCTGACGGCCCTGCCGCCGCAGGACGCCAAGTCGCGTGCGATCGTCGAGCAGATGCGGGTGGACGAGGTGCAGCACGGGGCGTCGGCCCAGGCCCTGGGGGCGGCCGAGACGCCGCTGCCGGTGCGCATGGCGATGCGCGCGATGGCCAAGGTGATGACCACGACGGCGTATTACGTCTGA
- a CDS encoding ABC transporter ATP-binding protein, which yields MELRIRNLSKTYANGVVALDRVTLNIPAGMFGLLGPNGAGKSTLMRILATLQECDSGSVFLDDIDVLDEKDEVRRMLGYLPQDFGVYPKVTAYELLDHFAQLKGVSERQRRREVVDGLLQQTNLWEVRNQRLGSFSGGMRQRFGIAQALLGDPRLIIVDEPTAGLDPQERVRFHNLLSDIGADRTVLLSTHIVSDVADLCANMAIINKGQVLLCGEPQDLIYGIEDYIWARVVTKQELPEFQKRYAVISTRLLSGRTLIHVYSEDDPGDGFEPARASLEDVYFATIAGRYNPAAGNC from the coding sequence ATGGAATTACGCATCCGCAACTTGTCCAAGACCTACGCCAACGGCGTGGTGGCGCTGGACCGTGTCACGCTGAACATCCCGGCGGGAATGTTCGGCCTGCTCGGCCCCAACGGCGCGGGCAAGTCCACCCTGATGCGTATCCTGGCCACCCTGCAGGAATGCGATTCGGGATCGGTCTTTCTGGACGACATCGACGTCCTCGACGAGAAGGACGAGGTGCGCCGCATGCTCGGCTATCTGCCGCAGGATTTCGGCGTTTACCCGAAAGTGACCGCTTACGAACTGCTCGACCATTTCGCCCAGCTCAAGGGCGTGTCGGAGCGCCAGCGGCGGCGTGAAGTCGTCGACGGCCTGCTCCAGCAGACCAACCTCTGGGAAGTGCGCAACCAGCGCCTCGGCAGCTTTTCGGGCGGCATGCGCCAGCGCTTCGGTATCGCCCAGGCCCTGCTGGGCGACCCGCGCCTGATCATCGTCGACGAGCCCACCGCCGGCCTCGACCCGCAGGAGCGGGTGCGCTTCCACAATCTGCTCTCGGACATCGGCGCCGACCGCACCGTGCTGCTCTCGACCCACATCGTGTCCGACGTGGCCGACCTGTGCGCCAACATGGCCATCATCAACAAGGGCCAGGTGCTGCTGTGCGGCGAGCCCCAGGACCTGATCTACGGGATCGAGGACTACATCTGGGCGCGCGTGGTCACCAAGCAGGAACTGCCCGAGTTCCAGAAGCGCTATGCGGTGATCTCGACCCGCCTGCTGAGCGGCCGCACCCTGATCCATGTGTATTCCGAGGACGACCCGGGCGACGGCTTCGAGCCGGCCCGCGCCAGCCTGGAAGACGTCTATTTCGCGACCATCGCCGGCCGCTACAACCCGGCGGCGGGGAACTGCTGA
- a CDS encoding M1 family aminopeptidase yields the protein MLAIARFEAGQRLRLLSTWVYFLMFVALAMLWMAAAGGVFRDAVVSFGGRVLINAPRQIALTSAFLGCFGVVVTAAVMGRSVQQDFEYQMHHFFFSAPIRKADYVFGRFLGASLVLAVIFSSILIGTWLGSFIPGIAPDRLGPTTLSSWLQPYLFTLLPNIFIFGAIFFVLAALTRRMLPVYIAGVVMMIGYIIAPSLARDLDYKTLAALIDPFGTTALIRMTEYWPIAERNTRGIGLEGVYLVNRLLWAAFAAVVLLLGYWRFHLIGDQDTRGRGPGQAEPAPADAGLVRPLGELREAPDFAGRSLAVLLLTTTWTNLRESVKNVYFAALAVAGVLALVVGAIDLGSIYGTPTYPVTYQVLDMIREVLDLFMLIVTIFYAGELVWRDRDLGVAQMLDALPVPTWLPLAAKTLALVGLQALMLLGAMVVGMLIQLFKGYFGLEPGLYLRVLFTLLLPQFALAAVLAIAVQVIVNQKYLAYFFLIGFYLVAATLAGLGLDHPLLVYGYGPDYIYSAMNGFGHTALREHLFQLYWAGAALMLLVAARVLWPRGVDERWRERLRLARRNLTLPVLSGFGAGFAVFAGMGLLLCYEMAAGGWQTPWQRESARARYEQRYHRYAALPQPRIADVNLKLAIHPERRALAVRGFYQLENRSAGPIADVILYQQRGARLAAKFSQPAQLARADAELGFYHYRLATPLPAGGRVALEFQVDYAPGGLLGVMSETPVVANGSFFTNAALPRVGYQKSVELEDDRERSRHGLAPRERMAAREDEKARANNVVATDADWISFDAVVSTSPDQIAIAPGTLEQEWVDKGRRYFHYRMDKPILNMLAFQSARYEVRHDRWRDVTIDVFYHPGHEYNVERMIRGAQAGLEYGTSRFSPYQFRELRIVEFPRYASYAQAFPGTIPFSESAGFIARVDANSPKDIDYPFYVSAHETAHQWWGHQLVAADTRGATVLSESLSEYTALMVMKRTMGAHKMRRFLRYNLDAYLMGRATERRKELPLAHNENQGYVHYRKGSLALYLLQDLLGEDVVNGVLRQLLASHGYRAAPYPTATELVEGLRAVTPPDKAYLIDDLFDHIVLYENRAESATARQRPDGKYEVSIRAQAGKVRAGELGDEQPAALRDYLEFGVDDRNGNPLVRERRLVTGAAQSVTLVVDVRPGRAGIDPDNKLIDRKPTDNMVPVDNL from the coding sequence ATGCTGGCCATCGCCCGTTTCGAGGCCGGGCAGCGCCTGCGGCTGCTGTCGACCTGGGTCTACTTCCTCATGTTCGTGGCCCTGGCCATGCTCTGGATGGCCGCCGCCGGCGGCGTGTTCCGCGACGCCGTGGTCTCCTTCGGCGGCCGGGTCCTGATCAACGCCCCGCGCCAGATCGCCCTCACCAGCGCCTTCCTCGGCTGCTTCGGCGTGGTGGTGACGGCGGCCGTGATGGGCCGCTCGGTGCAGCAGGACTTCGAGTACCAGATGCACCACTTCTTCTTCAGCGCCCCGATCCGCAAGGCCGACTATGTGTTCGGGCGCTTCCTCGGCGCCTCCCTGGTGCTGGCGGTGATCTTCTCCAGCATCCTGATCGGCACCTGGCTGGGCAGCTTCATCCCGGGCATCGCGCCCGACCGCCTGGGACCGACCACGCTCTCGTCCTGGCTCCAGCCCTACCTGTTCACCCTGCTGCCCAACATCTTCATCTTCGGCGCGATCTTCTTCGTGCTGGCGGCGCTCACGCGGCGCATGCTGCCGGTCTACATCGCCGGCGTGGTCATGATGATCGGCTACATCATCGCGCCCTCGTTGGCGCGCGACCTCGACTACAAGACCCTGGCGGCGCTGATCGACCCCTTCGGCACCACGGCCCTGATCCGCATGACCGAGTACTGGCCGATCGCCGAGCGCAACACCCGCGGCATCGGCCTGGAAGGCGTCTACCTGGTCAACCGACTGCTGTGGGCGGCCTTCGCCGCCGTGGTCCTGCTGCTCGGCTACTGGCGCTTCCACCTGATCGGCGACCAGGACACGCGCGGCCGCGGCCCCGGCCAGGCCGAACCCGCGCCCGCCGACGCCGGCCTCGTACGTCCGCTGGGCGAGCTGCGCGAAGCGCCCGACTTCGCCGGCCGCAGCCTGGCCGTGCTGCTGCTGACGACCACCTGGACCAACCTGCGCGAATCGGTCAAGAACGTCTATTTCGCCGCGCTGGCCGTGGCCGGCGTGCTGGCCCTGGTGGTGGGCGCCATCGACCTGGGCTCGATCTACGGCACCCCGACCTATCCGGTCACCTACCAGGTGCTGGACATGATCCGCGAAGTGCTCGATCTCTTCATGCTGATCGTGACCATCTTCTACGCCGGCGAACTGGTCTGGCGCGACCGCGACCTCGGCGTGGCCCAGATGCTGGATGCGCTGCCCGTGCCGACCTGGCTGCCGCTGGCGGCCAAGACCCTGGCCCTGGTCGGCCTGCAGGCCCTGATGCTGCTGGGCGCGATGGTGGTCGGCATGCTGATCCAGCTGTTCAAGGGCTATTTCGGCCTCGAGCCCGGGCTCTACCTGCGCGTGCTGTTCACCCTGCTGCTGCCGCAGTTCGCCCTGGCGGCCGTGCTGGCGATCGCGGTGCAGGTGATCGTGAACCAGAAATACCTGGCCTACTTCTTCCTGATCGGCTTCTATCTGGTCGCGGCCACCCTGGCCGGCCTCGGGCTCGATCATCCGCTGCTGGTGTACGGCTACGGGCCCGACTACATCTACTCGGCCATGAACGGCTTCGGCCACACCGCCCTGCGCGAGCACCTGTTCCAGCTGTACTGGGCGGGCGCGGCCCTGATGCTGCTGGTGGCGGCGCGCGTGCTGTGGCCGCGCGGCGTCGACGAGCGCTGGCGCGAGCGCCTGCGCCTGGCGCGCCGCAACCTGACGCTGCCGGTGCTGTCCGGCTTCGGCGCCGGCTTCGCCGTGTTCGCCGGCATGGGCCTGCTGCTGTGCTACGAGATGGCGGCCGGCGGCTGGCAGACACCCTGGCAGCGCGAGAGCGCGCGCGCCCGCTACGAGCAGCGCTACCACCGCTACGCCGCGCTGCCGCAGCCACGCATCGCCGACGTCAACCTCAAGCTCGCGATCCATCCGGAACGCCGCGCCCTCGCCGTGCGCGGCTTCTACCAGCTCGAGAACCGCAGCGCCGGCCCGATCGCCGACGTGATCCTCTACCAGCAGCGCGGCGCGCGCCTGGCCGCGAAGTTCTCGCAGCCGGCCCAGCTCGCGCGCGCCGACGCCGAACTCGGTTTCTACCACTACCGCCTGGCCACGCCGCTGCCTGCCGGCGGGCGCGTGGCGCTCGAATTCCAGGTCGATTACGCGCCGGGCGGCCTGCTCGGCGTGATGAGCGAGACACCGGTGGTGGCCAACGGCAGCTTCTTCACCAACGCGGCGCTGCCGCGCGTCGGCTACCAGAAGTCGGTGGAGCTGGAGGACGACCGCGAGCGTTCGCGCCACGGCCTGGCCCCGCGCGAACGGATGGCGGCGCGCGAGGACGAGAAGGCGCGCGCCAACAACGTGGTGGCGACGGACGCCGACTGGATCAGTTTCGACGCCGTGGTCTCCACCAGCCCGGACCAGATCGCGATCGCGCCCGGCACCCTGGAACAGGAATGGGTGGACAAGGGACGCCGCTACTTCCACTACCGGATGGACAAGCCGATCCTGAACATGCTCGCCTTCCAGTCGGCGCGCTACGAGGTGCGGCACGACCGCTGGCGCGACGTCACCATCGACGTGTTCTACCATCCGGGCCACGAATACAACGTGGAGCGCATGATCCGCGGGGCCCAGGCCGGCCTCGAATACGGCACGAGCCGCTTCAGCCCCTACCAGTTCCGCGAGCTGCGCATCGTCGAATTCCCGCGCTACGCCAGCTATGCCCAGGCCTTCCCCGGCACCATCCCGTTCTCGGAAAGCGCCGGCTTCATCGCCCGCGTAGACGCCAACTCGCCCAAGGACATCGACTACCCGTTCTACGTGAGCGCCCACGAGACCGCGCACCAGTGGTGGGGCCACCAGCTGGTGGCGGCCGACACCCGCGGCGCCACCGTGCTGTCGGAGAGCCTGTCCGAGTACACCGCGCTGATGGTCATGAAACGCACCATGGGCGCGCACAAGATGCGGCGCTTCCTGCGCTACAACCTGGACGCCTACCTGATGGGCCGCGCCACCGAGCGCCGCAAGGAGCTGCCGCTGGCGCACAACGAGAACCAGGGCTACGTCCATTACCGCAAGGGCAGCCTTGCCCTCTACCTGCTGCAGGACCTGCTGGGCGAGGACGTGGTCAACGGCGTGCTGCGCCAGTTGCTGGCCAGCCATGGCTACCGCGCCGCGCCCTACCCGACCGCGACCGAGCTGGTCGAGGGCCTGCGCGCGGTGACGCCGCCGGACAAGGCCTACCTGATCGACGACCTGTTCGACCACATCGTGCTCTACGAGAACCGTGCCGAAAGCGCCACCGCGCGCCAGCGCCCGGACGGCAAGTACGAGGTGAGCATCCGCGCCCAGGCCGGCAAGGTGCGCGCTGGCGAGCTGGGCGACGAGCAGCCGGCGGCGCTGCGCGACTACTTAGAATTCGGCGTCGACGACCGCAACGGCAACCCGCTGGTGCGCGAACGCCGGCTGGTGACGGGGGCCGCGCAGAGCGTCACCCTGGTGGTGGACGTGCGCCCGGGGCGCGCCGGCATCGACCCCGACAACAAACTCATTGACAGAAAACCAACGGACAATATGGTTCCTGTCGACAACCTATAA
- a CDS encoding addiction module protein, with translation MSNVVAEIAEKIQTLSVSEKHELLRILLQDIDTQDEDADEALRNEVVRRVKAIRNGEAAIKAMQEWQD, from the coding sequence ATGTCGAACGTCGTTGCCGAGATCGCCGAAAAGATCCAGACACTGAGCGTGTCGGAAAAGCATGAACTGCTTCGGATCCTGCTGCAGGACATCGACACGCAGGACGAGGATGCGGACGAGGCACTGCGCAACGAAGTGGTGCGCCGGGTCAAGGCGATCCGCAATGGCGAAGCGGCGATCAAGGCGATGCAGGAGTGGCAGGACTGA
- a CDS encoding methyl-accepting chemotaxis protein → MKLSDLKIATRLYLGFGALVAVTSLVIGVSYNSFARLDAANALNVHTYEVLGEVASAQSALVDIETGQRGFALTGNDASLEPYRAGTEQFGKHLERALQLTADNPAQQERLKRLGELERQWLAQAIDPIIALRRGAVEGDIGAVVAAEQAGKGKSGMDAMRAVVAEVTAAERGLLAQRQQEAAALQTTMGRILIGGGLVSALMALVMAVQLARNIGSPLRRAVGLAQRVANGDLSANVQVRSKDEAGELMAALKHMNESLVSIVSQVRAGTAAIETASQEISAGNQDLSSRTEQQASSLEETASSMEELTSTVKQNADNARQANQLAANAAETATRGGAVVSEVVTTMGSINESARRIADIISVIDGIAFQTNILALNAAVEAARAGEQGRGFAVVAGEVRNLAQRSANAAKEIKDLIGDSVARVEAGSRLVDQAGRTMDEVVESVRRVSDIISEISAASDEQRAGIEQVNGAITQMDQVTQQNAALVEQAAAAAEAMREQAAGLAQLVGTFHLAQQPDTPALGAARKPALPNKSARSLAQV, encoded by the coding sequence ATGAAACTCTCCGATCTGAAGATCGCCACCCGTCTCTACCTGGGCTTTGGCGCCCTGGTCGCCGTCACCTCCCTGGTGATCGGCGTCTCCTACAACAGTTTCGCCCGACTCGACGCGGCGAATGCCCTGAACGTCCACACCTATGAAGTCTTGGGCGAAGTCGCCAGCGCACAGTCCGCGCTGGTCGACATCGAGACCGGCCAGCGCGGCTTCGCGCTGACCGGCAACGACGCCTCGCTCGAGCCCTACCGCGCCGGCACCGAGCAGTTCGGCAAGCACCTGGAGCGCGCGCTCCAGCTCACCGCCGACAACCCGGCCCAGCAGGAGCGGCTCAAGCGCCTGGGCGAGCTGGAGCGCCAGTGGCTCGCGCAGGCCATCGACCCGATCATCGCCCTGCGCCGCGGCGCGGTCGAGGGCGACATCGGCGCGGTGGTGGCGGCCGAGCAGGCCGGCAAGGGCAAGAGCGGCATGGACGCGATGCGCGCCGTGGTCGCCGAAGTTACCGCCGCCGAGCGTGGCCTGCTGGCCCAGCGCCAGCAGGAAGCGGCGGCCCTGCAGACCACCATGGGCCGCATCCTGATCGGCGGCGGCCTGGTGTCGGCGCTGATGGCCCTCGTCATGGCCGTGCAACTGGCGCGCAACATCGGCTCGCCCCTGCGCCGCGCCGTGGGCCTGGCCCAGCGCGTCGCCAATGGCGACCTGAGCGCGAACGTGCAGGTGCGCAGCAAGGACGAAGCGGGCGAACTGATGGCCGCGCTGAAGCACATGAACGAATCCCTGGTGTCCATCGTCTCGCAGGTGCGGGCCGGCACCGCCGCCATCGAGACGGCGTCGCAGGAGATCTCGGCGGGCAACCAGGACTTGTCCTCGCGCACCGAGCAGCAGGCCAGCTCGCTGGAGGAGACCGCGTCCTCGATGGAAGAACTGACCTCGACCGTGAAGCAGAACGCCGACAACGCGCGCCAGGCCAACCAGCTCGCCGCCAATGCGGCCGAAACGGCGACGCGGGGCGGCGCCGTGGTCTCGGAGGTGGTGACCACCATGGGCTCGATCAACGAGTCGGCGCGCCGCATCGCCGACATCATCAGCGTCATCGACGGCATCGCCTTCCAGACCAATATCCTGGCGCTGAACGCCGCCGTGGAGGCGGCGCGCGCGGGCGAACAGGGCCGCGGCTTCGCGGTGGTGGCGGGCGAGGTGCGCAACCTGGCCCAGCGTTCGGCCAACGCGGCCAAGGAGATCAAGGACCTGATCGGCGACTCGGTCGCGCGCGTGGAAGCCGGCTCCCGCCTGGTGGACCAGGCCGGACGCACCATGGACGAGGTGGTGGAGAGCGTGCGTCGGGTGTCCGACATCATCAGCGAGATTTCCGCCGCCAGCGACGAGCAGCGCGCGGGCATCGAGCAGGTCAACGGCGCGATCACCCAGATGGACCAGGTGACCCAGCAGAACGCTGCCCTGGTGGAGCAGGCCGCGGCGGCGGCCGAGGCGATGCGCGAGCAGGCGGCCGGCCTGGCCCAGCTGGTGGGGACCTTCCACCTGGCCCAGCAGCCGGACACCCCGGCACTGGGCGCGGCGCGCAAGCCGGCCCTGCCGAACAAGTCCGCGCGCAGCCTGGCGCAGGTGTGA
- a CDS encoding DNA topoisomerase III, producing MTKSLIIAEKPSVANDIAKTLGGFTKHDEYFESDEYILSSAVGHLLEITVPEEYDVKRGKWSFQHLPVIPPYFALNPIAKTESRLKVLNKLIKRKDVTTLINACDAGREGELIFRLIAQNAKAKQPVKRLWLQSMTPTAIRDGFAQLRSDEEMLPLADAARCRSEADWLIGINGTRAMTAFNSKEGGFYLTTVGRVQTPTLSIVVEREEKIKKFVPRDYWEVRAEFVCAAGVYEGRWLDTKFKKDENDPEKRPERLWSKAAADSIVAACRGKQGVVTEESKPTTSMAPALFDLTSLQREANGRFGFSAKNTLALAQALYEKHKVLTYPRTDSRHLPEDYIGTVKATMEALNDTNNYQQFSKQVLKNGWVKPNKRIFDNAKISDHFAIIPTGQIPKNLSEPEQKLYDLVTRRFLAVFFPPAEFLVTTRFTEVSGHQFKTEGKVMTNPGWLAVYGKDAPSDDKEGANLVPVAKGEKVLADKLSANGLVTKPPARYTEATLLSAMEGAGKLVEDDELRDAMAGKGLGTPATRAAIIEGLLTEKYLIREGRELIPTAKASQLMTLLRGLGVNELTAPELTGEWEYKLAQMEKGKISREEFMREIAQMTQIIVKRAKEYDNDTIPGEYATLRTPCPNCAGVVKENYRRFACTKCDFSMSKTPGSRQFEIEEVEELLKNRTIGPLQGFRSKMGRPFAAILRIVRDEDIKNFKLEFDFGQNDEEGEDGEGVDFSGQTPLGPCPKCNAGVYEMGLAYVCEHSVAKPKTCDFRSGRIILQQEILPEQMAKLLNEGKTDLLPGFISQRTRRPFKAFLVRAKDGKISFEFEERKAKPAAKGKAAAAATDGADGAANGADGADGVAVKPARKAAAKAPAKAPAKAPAKSAAARKPPAKRATAAAKKA from the coding sequence ATGACCAAATCCCTCATCATCGCCGAGAAGCCGTCGGTCGCGAACGACATCGCGAAGACGCTGGGCGGCTTCACCAAGCACGATGAGTATTTCGAATCCGACGAATACATCCTCTCGTCCGCCGTCGGTCACCTGCTCGAAATCACGGTGCCCGAGGAATACGACGTCAAGCGCGGCAAATGGAGCTTCCAGCACCTGCCCGTGATTCCGCCTTACTTCGCGCTGAACCCGATCGCCAAGACCGAATCGCGGCTCAAGGTCTTGAACAAGCTGATCAAGCGCAAGGACGTCACCACCCTGATCAACGCATGTGACGCGGGGCGCGAAGGTGAACTGATCTTCCGCCTGATCGCCCAGAACGCCAAGGCCAAGCAGCCGGTCAAGCGCCTTTGGCTGCAATCGATGACCCCGACCGCGATCCGCGACGGCTTCGCCCAGCTGCGCAGCGATGAAGAGATGCTGCCGCTGGCCGACGCCGCGCGCTGCCGCTCGGAGGCCGACTGGCTGATCGGCATCAACGGCACCCGCGCCATGACCGCCTTCAACTCGAAGGAAGGCGGCTTCTACCTGACCACCGTGGGCCGGGTCCAGACCCCGACCCTGTCGATCGTGGTCGAGCGCGAAGAGAAGATCAAGAAGTTCGTGCCACGCGACTATTGGGAAGTGCGCGCCGAGTTCGTGTGCGCCGCCGGCGTTTACGAAGGCCGCTGGCTGGACACCAAGTTCAAGAAAGACGAGAACGATCCCGAGAAGCGCCCTGAGCGCCTGTGGAGCAAGGCGGCCGCCGATTCGATCGTGGCCGCCTGCCGCGGCAAGCAGGGCGTGGTCACCGAGGAGTCCAAGCCGACCACCTCGATGGCGCCGGCCCTGTTCGACCTGACCTCGCTGCAGCGCGAAGCCAACGGCCGCTTCGGCTTCTCGGCCAAGAACACCCTGGCCTTGGCCCAGGCCCTGTACGAAAAGCACAAGGTGCTGACCTATCCGCGTACCGACTCGCGCCACCTGCCGGAAGACTACATCGGCACGGTGAAGGCGACCATGGAAGCGCTGAACGACACCAACAACTACCAGCAGTTCTCGAAGCAGGTGCTGAAGAACGGCTGGGTCAAGCCGAACAAGCGCATCTTCGACAACGCCAAGATTTCGGACCACTTCGCGATCATCCCGACCGGCCAGATTCCGAAGAACCTGAGCGAGCCGGAGCAGAAGCTCTACGACCTGGTCACGCGCCGCTTCCTGGCGGTGTTCTTCCCGCCGGCCGAGTTCCTGGTGACCACCCGCTTCACCGAAGTCTCGGGCCACCAGTTCAAGACCGAGGGCAAGGTCATGACCAACCCCGGCTGGCTGGCGGTGTACGGCAAGGACGCGCCGAGCGACGACAAGGAAGGCGCCAACCTGGTGCCGGTGGCCAAGGGCGAGAAGGTGCTGGCCGACAAGCTCAGCGCCAACGGCCTGGTCACCAAGCCGCCCGCGCGCTATACCGAAGCGACCCTGCTGTCGGCGATGGAAGGCGCCGGCAAGCTGGTCGAGGACGACGAGCTGCGCGACGCCATGGCCGGCAAGGGCCTGGGCACGCCGGCCACGCGCGCGGCCATCATCGAGGGCCTGCTGACTGAGAAATACCTGATCCGCGAAGGCCGCGAGCTGATTCCGACCGCCAAGGCATCGCAGCTGATGACCCTGCTGCGCGGCCTGGGTGTGAACGAACTCACCGCGCCCGAGCTGACCGGCGAATGGGAATACAAGCTGGCCCAGATGGAGAAGGGCAAGATCTCGCGTGAGGAATTCATGCGCGAGATCGCGCAGATGACCCAGATCATCGTCAAGCGCGCCAAGGAATACGACAACGACACCATCCCGGGCGAGTACGCGACCCTGCGTACCCCGTGCCCGAACTGCGCCGGCGTGGTCAAGGAAAACTACCGCCGCTTCGCCTGCACCAAGTGCGACTTCTCGATGAGCAAGACGCCGGGCAGCCGCCAGTTCGAGATCGAGGAAGTCGAGGAACTGCTGAAGAACCGCACCATCGGTCCGCTGCAGGGCTTCCGCTCCAAGATGGGCCGTCCGTTCGCGGCCATCCTGCGCATCGTGCGCGACGAGGACATCAAGAACTTCAAGCTCGAGTTCGACTTCGGCCAGAACGACGAGGAAGGCGAGGACGGCGAGGGTGTGGACTTCAGCGGCCAGACCCCGCTCGGCCCCTGCCCGAAGTGCAATGCCGGCGTGTACGAGATGGGCCTGGCCTATGTGTGCGAACACAGCGTGGCCAAGCCCAAGACCTGCGACTTCCGCAGCGGCCGCATCATCCTGCAGCAGGAGATCCTGCCGGAGCAGATGGCCAAGCTGCTTAACGAAGGCAAGACCGACCTGCTGCCGGGCTTCATCTCGCAGCGTACGCGGCGCCCGTTCAAGGCCTTCCTGGTGCGCGCCAAGGACGGCAAGATCAGCTTCGAGTTCGAGGAGCGCAAGGCCAAGCCGGCGGCCAAGGGCAAGGCGGCGGCCGCCGCCACCGACGGCGCCGACGGCGCGGCCAATGGCGCGGACGGCGCGGACGGCGTGGCCGTAAAGCCGGCGCGCAAGGCGGCGGCCAAGGCCCCCGCCAAGGCGCCTGCGAAGGCGCCGGCCAAGAGCGCGGCGGCGCGCAAGCCGCCCGCCAAGCGGGCCACCGCCGCAGCCAAGAAGGCGTAA
- a CDS encoding DUF494 family protein, whose product MFDILVYLYETYYRPDACPEPAALARKLSAVGFDDIEISEALDWLTGLTELATTTSIESSSGTRYYVDEEYIELGSAAIGFIAFLESAGVLSAVQREIVVERALAVDESPVTLGKLKIIVLMVLWSQGKEPDALMFDDLFGDDDEQEPRLLH is encoded by the coding sequence ATGTTCGACATCCTGGTCTATCTTTACGAGACGTACTATCGTCCCGACGCCTGCCCCGAGCCGGCCGCCCTGGCGCGCAAGCTGTCTGCCGTCGGTTTCGACGACATCGAGATCTCGGAGGCGCTGGACTGGCTGACCGGGCTGACCGAGCTGGCGACCACCACCTCGATCGAATCTTCCAGCGGCACCCGCTACTATGTCGACGAGGAATACATCGAACTGGGCAGCGCGGCCATCGGCTTCATCGCCTTCCTCGAAAGCGCGGGCGTGCTCAGCGCCGTGCAGCGCGAGATCGTGGTCGAGCGCGCGCTCGCGGTTGACGAGTCCCCGGTTACCCTGGGCAAGCTCAAGATCATCGTGCTCATGGTCCTGTGGAGCCAGGGCAAGGAACCCGATGCGCTGATGTTCGACGACCTCTTCGGCGACGATGACGAACAGGAACCGCGCCTGCTGCACTGA